From a single Drosophila sulfurigaster albostrigata strain 15112-1811.04 chromosome 3, ASM2355843v2, whole genome shotgun sequence genomic region:
- the LOC133845505 gene encoding uncharacterized protein LOC133845505, with amino-acid sequence MLQEIQNRPHGYALKRRDHKFVVERIEGIENPAYEPDLDGDVKSNTQLTNQRNGQSKWKFLKRVEGGISDPINFIV; translated from the exons ATGCtgcaagaaatacaaaatcgTCCACATGGATACGCGTTGAAGCGTCGAGATCACAAATTTGTGGTCGAACGCATTGAGGGTATCGAGAATCCTGCCTACGAGCCCGACCTGGATGGGGATGTCAAGTCGAACACCCAATTGACCAATCAGCGCAATGGCCAATCAAAATG GAAATTTTTAAAACGggttgaaggaggcatctccgatcctatAAACTTTATAGTATAA